One genomic segment of Cervus canadensis isolate Bull #8, Minnesota chromosome 14, ASM1932006v1, whole genome shotgun sequence includes these proteins:
- the LOC122453322 gene encoding interferon alpha-1/13-like: MAKIYLLVAGVMLCSIPACSLDNKEISRHLRQMKRIPSQSCLEHRHDFKFPWRRENITSIQMTQGTCYHQVMLQQIFNLFTTESSWGAWNSALLDKLLSSLGQSLEKLGEVTLDCPDLAIDVQKYFQGIHLYLKGKAYSPCAWEVVRVEIEKCLSLM, encoded by the coding sequence ATGGCCAAGATCTATCTGCTAGTGGCAGGAGTCATGCTCTGCTCCATCCCTGCTTGTTCTCTTGACAACAAAGAAATCTCCAGACATTTGAGACAGATGAAAAGGATCCCCTCTCAGTCATGCCTAGAGCACAGACACGACTTCAAGTTTCCTTGGAGAAGAGAGAATATCACCTCAATCCAGATGACTCAAGGCACCTGTTATCACCAAGTGATGCTCCAGCAGATCTTCAACCTCTTCACCACGGAGAGCAGCTGGGGTGCTTGGAACAGCGCCCTCCTCGACAAACTACTCTCCAGCCTGGGTCAGAGCCTGGAAAAGCTGGGAGAAGTGACTCTGGATTGTCCCGATTTGGCAATTGATGTCCAGAAGTATTTCCAAGGAATCCATCTCTACTTGAAGGGAAAGGCATACAGCCCCTGTGCCTGGGAGGTTGTCAGGGTGGAAATTGAAAAGTGCCTTTCCCTCATGTAA
- the LOC122452955 gene encoding interferon omega-1-like has product MAFVLCPLMALVLVSYGPGGSLGCDLSQNHMLAGRKTLRLLGQMRRLSPRFRLQDRKDFAFPQEMVEGGQLQEAQAISVLHEMLQQSFTLFHTERSSAAWDTTLLEQLRTVLHQQLDDLGACLGHVMGEEDSALGRMGPTLAVRRYFQGIHVYLQEKGYSDCAWKIVRLELMRSFSSSTSLQERLRMMDGDQNSPSHDSH; this is encoded by the coding sequence ATGGCCTTCGTGCTCTGTCCACTGATGGCCCTGGTGCTGGTCAGCTATGGCCCGGGAGGATCCCTGGGCTGTGACCTGTCTCAGAACCACATGCTGGCTGGCAGAAAGACCCTGAGGCTCCTGGGCCAAATGAGGAGGCTCTCCCCTCGCTTCCGTCTGCAGGACAGAAAAGACTTCGCTTttccccaggagatggtggagggcggccagctgcaggaggcccaggccaTCTCTGTGCTCCACGAGATGCTCCAGCAGAGCTTCACCCTCTTCCACACAGAGCGCTCCTCTGCTGCCTGGGACACCACCCTCCTGGAGCAGCTCCGCACTGTGCTCCATCAGCAGCTGGACGACCTGGGCGCCTGCCTGGGGCACGTGATGGGAGAGGAAGACTCTGCCCTGGGAAGGATGGGCCCCACGCTGGCCGTGAGGAGGTACTTCCAGGGAATCCATGTCTACCTGCAAGAGAAGGGATACAGCGACTGTGCCTGGAAAATTGTCAGATTGGAACTCATGAGATCCTTCTCTTCATCAACCAGCTTGCAAGAAAGGTTAAGAATGATGGATGGAGACCAGAACTCGCCTTCACATGACTCTCACTGA